A stretch of the Haloarcula ordinaria genome encodes the following:
- a CDS encoding methyltransferase, with the protein MTDAKAHVIDLIFGRWRSQTLYAGVELGVFDIIGDYPKHAVEIADQLDINREQGYRLFRALASLDLLQESSDRRFSITPAGELLQEDHPDSLQGIALLEEGPTHYATWSHLPAIVREGEPDGFQREFGHSVFDHLEENPDYAARFNESMSSLSQLESDWVKLLLRTVDVSEFGHICDVGGGHGHLLCTLLQDAPRVEGTVLELPSVVKDEDQHYHESMGLSNRVDFVAGDFFEEVPTADAYLMKHILHDWSDAECVEILSTVREAAPDDARLFVCELVVPGPDQSHLSKLFDIHMMVSGTGKERTEAEYAELFEKAGFEHAETHQTDEIPMAIVEEIAT; encoded by the coding sequence ATGACAGACGCGAAAGCCCATGTGATCGATCTCATCTTCGGCCGATGGCGTAGCCAGACGTTGTACGCCGGGGTCGAACTCGGCGTCTTCGACATCATCGGGGATTACCCCAAACACGCCGTCGAGATCGCCGATCAGTTGGACATCAACCGCGAACAGGGGTACCGGCTCTTCCGAGCGCTTGCCTCGCTGGACCTGCTCCAGGAGTCCTCAGATCGCCGCTTCTCGATAACCCCCGCGGGTGAACTACTCCAGGAGGACCACCCGGACAGTCTACAAGGGATTGCCCTTCTTGAAGAGGGACCGACACATTACGCGACCTGGTCACACCTTCCGGCTATCGTCCGCGAGGGGGAACCTGATGGATTCCAGCGCGAGTTCGGACACTCCGTTTTCGACCATCTTGAGGAAAACCCCGACTATGCGGCCCGATTCAACGAATCGATGAGCAGTCTCTCGCAATTGGAATCAGATTGGGTCAAGCTCCTGCTCCGTACCGTCGATGTATCCGAATTTGGCCACATCTGCGACGTCGGTGGAGGTCATGGTCACCTGCTGTGTACCTTACTTCAGGACGCACCTCGTGTCGAGGGTACGGTACTCGAACTGCCAAGCGTCGTCAAAGATGAGGACCAGCATTACCACGAGTCGATGGGACTCTCGAACCGCGTCGATTTCGTCGCCGGAGATTTCTTCGAGGAAGTCCCGACGGCCGACGCTTACCTGATGAAACACATCCTTCACGACTGGAGCGATGCGGAGTGCGTCGAAATCCTCTCGACGGTACGGGAGGCAGCGCCGGACGACGCCCGTTTGTTCGTCTGCGAACTCGTCGTTCCCGGACCTGATCAGTCCCACCTCTCGAAACTGTTCGACATCCACATGATGGTGTCGGGGACCGGCAAGGAACGCACCGAGGCCGAATATGCCGAACTCTTCGAGAAAGCCGGGTTCGAGCACGCCGAAACACATCAGACCGACGAGATTCCGATGGCCATCGTCGAAGAGATAGCAACGTGA
- a CDS encoding recombinase family protein: MTVAAYVRVSTADQNLDRQLEATHNYAVDELGCDPSTLEVYRDKSTGTDIERSGYQALLSDAEAGRLDAVVVHEVSRIARSISDLERTVKQLRDAGVAVHIVSERMVLRPDQEDEDPYQRALFQMLGVFAELDAKIKRQNIRQGIAARQESEDYRHGPAPLGFEKDNGELVQAGNYHRVCETLEQVAREEMSQRQASKELDCGRKTIRRALDERSELYDL; encoded by the coding sequence ATGACCGTCGCCGCGTATGTTCGGGTCTCGACTGCCGACCAGAACTTGGATCGACAATTGGAAGCGACACATAACTACGCAGTCGACGAACTCGGGTGCGATCCGTCTACCTTGGAAGTGTATCGGGACAAATCAACCGGGACCGATATCGAACGTTCCGGGTACCAAGCTCTCCTGAGCGATGCAGAGGCGGGACGACTGGATGCAGTCGTAGTGCATGAAGTCTCCCGCATTGCTCGAAGCATTTCCGATCTTGAACGCACAGTCAAGCAACTGCGGGACGCCGGCGTCGCGGTACACATAGTGTCGGAGCGAATGGTATTACGACCTGATCAGGAAGACGAGGATCCGTACCAGCGTGCGCTGTTTCAGATGCTCGGTGTGTTCGCCGAACTGGATGCAAAAATCAAGCGTCAGAATATCCGTCAGGGAATCGCGGCTCGACAAGAAAGTGAGGACTATCGGCACGGGCCAGCTCCACTTGGGTTCGAGAAAGACAATGGGGAGCTCGTTCAGGCTGGCAACTATCATCGAGTCTGTGAAACGCTGGAGCAAGTGGCTCGTGAAGAAATGAGTCAGCGACAGGCATCCAAAGAACTCGACTGTGGTCGAAAAACGATTCGTCGTGCATTAGACGAACGGAGTGAACTCTATGATCTCTGA
- a CDS encoding SWIM zinc finger family protein — protein sequence MNVEREAIENRSTDAVLERGKNYRDEGRIQQLDRFDNLVTATVCGSNLYDVTVEFDEQHIDTQCTCPYDGSGDCKHVVAVLLDIAANPPQDESDRVEAVLDDLSADDLRDFVRDALAEHPELRDQFLARFGDDHKSVDEYREEIAQLLEQHADPVLFEAIDFSRFFEIAEQYRDRDRHLAAATVYRAVFEEIDEKYNLIDGAYDHYARTIQTAIDGYADCILATNPTPEEFDTYAGVLEERATTEPRINDEQFWRALDDLEERYE from the coding sequence ATGAACGTTGAGAGGGAAGCGATTGAGAACAGGAGTACGGATGCAGTCCTCGAACGCGGGAAAAACTACCGTGACGAGGGACGTATTCAGCAACTGGATCGGTTCGATAATCTCGTTACGGCGACCGTCTGCGGCTCGAATCTGTACGACGTGACTGTCGAATTCGACGAGCAACATATCGACACTCAGTGTACCTGTCCGTACGACGGGAGCGGCGACTGCAAGCACGTCGTCGCAGTGTTACTGGACATTGCCGCCAATCCACCACAGGATGAGAGTGACCGTGTCGAGGCAGTTTTGGACGACCTGTCGGCCGACGACCTGCGTGACTTCGTCCGGGATGCACTCGCCGAACACCCCGAGTTACGCGACCAATTTCTTGCGCGATTCGGCGACGACCACAAATCGGTCGACGAGTATCGTGAAGAAATCGCGCAATTGTTGGAACAGCATGCCGACCCGGTCTTGTTCGAGGCTATCGACTTCTCACGGTTTTTCGAGATTGCTGAGCAGTACCGGGACCGCGACCGGCATTTGGCCGCTGCGACCGTCTATCGAGCGGTGTTTGAGGAGATCGACGAGAAGTACAACTTGATCGACGGTGCTTACGACCACTACGCACGGACCATACAGACCGCAATCGATGGATACGCCGACTGTATTCTTGCGACGAATCCAACTCCCGAGGAATTCGACACGTACGCCGGCGTGTTAGAAGAGCGGGCAACGACAGAGCCCCGAATCAACGACGAACAGTTCTGGCGCGCACTCGACGATCTTGAAGAGCGATACGAATGA
- a CDS encoding ATP-binding protein — protein sequence MPIDAGDALVEALHDHNPWWDQGTDVFDLPTRQKSDFYHLARPEQQGSQFEDQSILALVGRRGVGKTTLLHQFTHHRIADGDAPEQFLYLPFDANPLYQLQSDEQLRRAVRYYESRIHGRTADNNPHFILIDDIHQIEHSNKPTIDGWGTGIPNLLEDTPDRHLVMTASAGVQIKRELANTTLEADQYQIQPVLPEKFRDYLFTLYPDLENEETRVSPTSLRRGEHSLPAALQSGDIDPLIEEFRRKYDQVADVERRIQSQVVDYLSMGGTISYEHDGVVESATDLTADDYTRLRENVQNALYQDVPGFESIQTIADLERLCALAARNRAAESFRYQDLVELFDVDRRTIADSYLPALAELYLLTGVTEYDNSRPRGVRLYLRDTGLVTALADGNASAVRNDFQREAELARVAAFDHTMRFAYGINAAQGNDPTPSVQYWRGRQGEVDFVFEIGETPIPIGLAYRSRDRDEALAAIQEFQNEYDTPVGFLLAGDTVRGSKPVQQVDDNILQLPYWLYLLLC from the coding sequence ATGCCTATTGACGCTGGTGACGCCTTGGTCGAAGCACTTCACGACCACAACCCGTGGTGGGACCAAGGAACCGATGTATTCGACCTGCCAACCCGGCAGAAAAGCGACTTCTATCATCTCGCCAGACCAGAGCAGCAAGGCAGTCAGTTTGAAGATCAATCCATACTCGCGCTTGTCGGTCGACGTGGCGTCGGCAAAACTACGCTGCTCCATCAATTCACCCATCACAGAATCGCAGACGGCGACGCACCGGAGCAATTCCTCTACCTTCCATTCGACGCCAACCCACTCTACCAACTCCAATCAGACGAACAGCTCCGACGCGCCGTTCGATACTACGAAAGCCGCATCCACGGCCGAACCGCAGACAACAACCCACACTTCATCCTCATAGACGATATCCACCAAATCGAACACAGCAACAAACCAACAATCGACGGATGGGGCACCGGAATCCCAAATCTACTCGAAGACACACCGGACCGTCATCTCGTCATGACCGCAAGCGCCGGCGTTCAAATCAAACGGGAACTCGCCAACACAACCCTCGAAGCGGACCAATACCAGATCCAACCCGTTCTCCCGGAGAAATTCCGCGATTACCTCTTCACTCTGTATCCAGACTTAGAAAACGAGGAAACCCGCGTGAGTCCCACCTCGCTGCGACGCGGTGAACACAGTCTCCCCGCCGCACTCCAAAGCGGTGACATTGACCCACTTATCGAGGAGTTCCGACGGAAATACGACCAAGTGGCAGACGTCGAACGCCGCATCCAATCACAAGTCGTCGACTACCTCTCGATGGGCGGCACCATCAGTTACGAACACGATGGCGTTGTCGAATCAGCAACCGACCTCACCGCCGACGACTACACGCGCCTCCGCGAAAACGTCCAAAACGCACTGTACCAGGACGTCCCCGGCTTCGAATCAATTCAAACAATTGCAGACCTCGAACGGTTATGCGCGTTGGCCGCTCGCAACCGTGCGGCCGAATCCTTCCGATATCAAGACCTCGTCGAACTATTCGACGTCGACCGCCGCACCATCGCCGACAGTTACCTCCCCGCCTTAGCCGAACTGTACCTCCTCACCGGCGTTACGGAGTACGATAACAGCCGCCCGCGCGGTGTCAGACTCTACCTCCGCGATACCGGCCTCGTCACCGCACTCGCTGACGGCAACGCATCCGCCGTTCGAAACGATTTCCAGCGAGAGGCAGAACTCGCCCGCGTCGCAGCATTCGACCACACGATGCGATTCGCCTACGGAATCAACGCTGCACAGGGGAACGACCCTACACCGAGTGTCCAGTACTGGCGCGGCCGGCAAGGCGAAGTCGACTTTGTCTTCGAGATCGGGGAGACGCCAATCCCAATTGGGCTCGCATATCGCTCGCGCGACCGGGATGAAGCGCTTGCTGCTATCCAGGAGTTCCAAAATGAATACGACACGCCAGTCGGCTTCCTCCTCGCAGGCGATACTGTCCGAGGCTCGAAACCAGTCCAACAAGTAGACGATAATATCCTTCAGTTGCCGTACTGGTTGTATCTTCTACTCTGTTAG
- a CDS encoding ArsR/SmtB family transcription factor, producing MTDSTVSESPLEAAAGTAGPHAVEAFKLLSDETRLAILLALWEHYDPHAEDNSVPFSTLYDRVNMGDSGTFTYHLDKLVDTFVEKTSDGYQLRNSGLTIVRAIIAGTGLEDARLTPTEIPRSCYHCGASVELSYKDDRLYQICTECEANVGPDSSERAPTGTLMVYDNFNPAGLTHRAPADVFVASTIEYHRAVTLLIRGVCPECSGPVEESLHICDSHESPPGEVCSTCGTWNEARVRYVCSVCKYGGSYPAWVAAFDHPAIVAFYYDHGFQMTFDLDDAETCARAWDRLAREQTLVSEDPVRIRVTVPCGGEELYLTLNENLNVIDVTESNN from the coding sequence ATGACCGATTCGACTGTATCCGAGTCACCACTCGAAGCGGCCGCTGGCACCGCTGGCCCTCACGCAGTCGAGGCGTTCAAATTACTGAGCGATGAGACGCGTCTGGCCATTTTACTGGCTCTTTGGGAGCACTACGACCCGCACGCCGAGGATAACTCCGTCCCGTTCTCAACGTTGTACGACCGTGTCAATATGGGCGACAGTGGCACCTTTACTTACCACCTCGACAAACTGGTCGATACCTTTGTCGAAAAGACCAGCGACGGCTATCAACTCCGGAACTCAGGACTCACCATCGTTCGGGCAATCATCGCCGGCACGGGACTCGAAGACGCTCGACTCACGCCGACCGAAATCCCCCGGTCGTGTTACCACTGCGGCGCTTCTGTGGAGCTCAGCTACAAAGACGACAGACTCTATCAGATCTGTACGGAATGCGAGGCCAACGTTGGGCCCGATTCCAGCGAACGCGCCCCGACGGGGACACTCATGGTGTACGACAATTTCAACCCCGCCGGTCTGACGCATCGGGCTCCTGCGGACGTATTCGTGGCGAGCACGATCGAATACCACAGAGCGGTGACGTTGCTCATCAGAGGCGTGTGTCCCGAGTGCTCGGGGCCAGTCGAAGAGTCACTGCACATCTGTGACTCTCACGAGTCACCGCCGGGAGAAGTTTGCTCGACGTGTGGCACCTGGAACGAGGCCCGGGTCAGGTACGTCTGCTCTGTCTGTAAGTATGGTGGCTCCTATCCGGCGTGGGTAGCTGCCTTCGACCATCCAGCAATCGTCGCATTCTACTACGACCACGGGTTCCAGATGACGTTTGATCTTGATGACGCCGAGACGTGTGCTCGGGCGTGGGATCGCCTTGCACGCGAGCAAACGCTTGTATCGGAGGATCCCGTTCGGATTCGCGTCACGGTACCGTGTGGCGGTGAGGAGCTATATTTGACCTTGAACGAAAATCTAAACGTAATTGACGTGACCGAGTCGAACAACTGA
- a CDS encoding cupin domain-containing protein — protein sequence MGTTSVGRTLDENGDPIPGSGFEVDLDGELAENLRERTGPLVSNPVSQEWVADLDPPENTGGEYHSALYLSAGEGPPEHYHVGYEETFEVLSGELTVVVEGTPRRVSAGESHTVPAGTVHKPRYDGDTFTAAIGTVRPPGKTLQLIKTLFGLAHEGKLDDSGQPGFLQGMVLTEELADDTVFVSPPPTVTRPLATVLAPVGRRLGYQTTYSKYEDPGFWEQHVEQPSF from the coding sequence ATGGGCACCACGTCTGTGGGGAGAACGCTCGACGAGAACGGTGACCCCATTCCGGGAAGTGGTTTCGAGGTCGATCTCGACGGGGAACTTGCAGAGAACCTCCGGGAGAGAACCGGACCCCTCGTTTCTAATCCCGTGTCTCAAGAGTGGGTCGCCGATCTTGACCCACCCGAGAACACGGGTGGCGAGTATCACAGTGCGCTCTACCTGAGTGCTGGCGAGGGGCCGCCGGAACACTATCACGTCGGGTACGAGGAGACCTTCGAGGTCCTTTCGGGAGAACTGACGGTCGTCGTCGAAGGCACTCCCCGCCGTGTTTCAGCGGGGGAATCGCACACTGTTCCGGCCGGGACGGTTCACAAACCGCGCTACGATGGCGATACATTCACCGCGGCAATCGGCACGGTACGGCCGCCAGGAAAGACGCTCCAGTTGATCAAGACGCTATTTGGTCTCGCCCACGAGGGTAAATTAGACGATTCGGGACAGCCGGGTTTTCTCCAGGGCATGGTATTGACCGAGGAATTAGCGGACGATACGGTGTTCGTGTCGCCTCCTCCCACCGTGACCCGTCCACTGGCAACTGTCCTCGCGCCAGTTGGCCGCCGGCTCGGCTATCAAACGACGTATTCGAAATACGAGGACCCGGGATTTTGGGAACAGCACGTGGAACAACCCTCCTTCTGA
- a CDS encoding alpha/beta fold hydrolase, which produces MPVIECNGATLYYEEYGEGQPLVFLHGAWMGLRFFEPQLTDLSDGYQTIALDFRGHGRSEKTEHGHTVRQYARDVNEFLARRNLDDVVLVGWSMGAGVTWEYVDQFGTDRIQALVNVDAEPSPFQQEDYEFGRMGLEDLSDVFVGIQTDHLNLVEQENELLLKDSPPRELETMMFDEASRTPPPIKSAIYADILRKPPNVFPDIDVPMLVCAGADEKWRSVESVKAVAELVPDSRFELFEESGHCITIEEPERFNEILSDFADSL; this is translated from the coding sequence ATGCCAGTTATCGAATGCAATGGAGCTACCCTCTATTATGAAGAGTACGGAGAGGGACAACCGCTCGTGTTTCTCCATGGGGCGTGGATGGGGCTCAGGTTTTTCGAGCCACAACTGACGGATCTTTCGGACGGGTATCAAACGATAGCTCTCGATTTCAGAGGCCACGGTCGGTCGGAGAAGACCGAGCACGGCCATACTGTCCGCCAGTATGCCCGTGATGTAAATGAATTCCTCGCCCGCCGGAATCTGGACGACGTTGTACTGGTCGGGTGGTCTATGGGTGCGGGTGTCACATGGGAGTATGTAGATCAGTTCGGAACAGATCGGATACAAGCACTGGTAAATGTAGACGCCGAGCCATCCCCGTTCCAGCAGGAGGACTACGAATTCGGACGGATGGGGCTGGAAGACCTCAGCGATGTCTTCGTCGGAATCCAGACTGATCATCTGAATCTCGTCGAACAGGAGAACGAATTACTGCTCAAAGATTCACCTCCGCGGGAACTTGAAACCATGATGTTCGACGAGGCATCACGTACACCACCCCCGATCAAGAGCGCAATTTACGCCGATATCTTGCGCAAACCACCAAACGTCTTCCCTGACATCGACGTTCCGATGTTAGTGTGCGCCGGAGCAGACGAGAAGTGGCGGAGCGTCGAATCGGTCAAAGCAGTCGCAGAACTCGTCCCGGACAGCAGATTTGAACTATTCGAAGAAAGCGGTCATTGTATTACCATCGAGGAACCCGAACGATTCAATGAGATTCTGAGCGATTTCGCCGACTCACTTTGA
- a CDS encoding tyrosine-type recombinase/integrase, with translation MTTNDPSDLEPIKPERAQELYLDHKASECREVTIQSHKYRTNHFVRWCKENGIDNLNEVSGRDLHEFRLWREEDGDLNKVSLETQMCTLRVFLKYCGSIEAVTPNLYDKLLIPQLSREEGQQDTMLEPDRAEEILSHLSRYHYASKEHVLFALLWETGMRIGAARSLDVRDVESEDECLDLVHRPETETNLKNGQGGERLVAVSRELLELLENYIEDTRIEITDDHDRSPLLSTHRGRISRPSMRRIVYTLTAPCYLDKSCPDCNDGSTKKCPEAVNPHAIRRGSITHFLTRDVPVEIVSDRMDVSRKVIDKHYDQRSEEVKVEQRRRYLDNI, from the coding sequence ATGACAACCAACGATCCAAGCGATCTCGAACCGATCAAACCGGAGCGCGCGCAAGAACTGTACCTCGACCACAAGGCGAGTGAGTGCCGAGAGGTCACGATCCAGAGTCACAAGTACCGGACGAACCACTTTGTGAGGTGGTGCAAGGAGAATGGCATCGACAATCTGAACGAGGTAAGTGGCCGGGATCTTCACGAGTTCCGTCTCTGGCGTGAGGAGGATGGAGATCTAAACAAGGTTTCTCTGGAGACACAGATGTGTACGCTTCGAGTCTTCCTGAAATACTGCGGCTCAATCGAAGCTGTCACTCCCAATCTCTACGACAAACTCCTTATCCCGCAGTTGAGCCGGGAAGAAGGGCAGCAAGATACAATGTTAGAGCCTGACCGCGCTGAAGAGATTCTTAGCCACCTTTCGCGGTACCACTATGCCTCGAAGGAACACGTGTTGTTCGCGTTGCTGTGGGAAACGGGTATGCGAATTGGTGCTGCACGGTCATTAGACGTCCGTGATGTCGAGAGTGAGGATGAGTGTCTCGACTTAGTCCATCGGCCTGAGACGGAAACAAATCTCAAGAATGGGCAGGGTGGCGAACGGCTTGTCGCTGTCTCTCGGGAGCTTCTTGAGCTTTTAGAGAATTATATCGAGGACACCCGAATCGAGATAACTGATGACCATGATCGAAGTCCGTTGCTGTCGACGCACCGAGGACGAATCAGTAGGCCATCGATGCGCCGAATCGTCTACACCCTCACAGCACCATGTTACCTCGACAAATCGTGCCCGGACTGCAACGATGGGTCGACAAAGAAATGTCCAGAAGCGGTCAATCCCCACGCGATCCGACGTGGCAGTATCACGCACTTTCTGACCCGAGATGTTCCAGTTGAAATAGTGAGTGATCGAATGGATGTGAGCCGTAAGGTAATTGATAAGCACTACGACCAGAGGTCAGAGGAGGTGAAAGTTGAACAGCGGCGGCGATATCTCGATAATATATAA
- a CDS encoding cupin domain-containing protein has translation MSNHVDHTGSRRVLDHEGFPGRWEILETADETGGERFKTRMELEEQGELPPHLHPTAEESYEIIAGELEVQVDGDWSTVEAGETVVIPPDTEHAFKNTGPAEVINIHQPAMEFEEFFRGFHRLKTERGVAMPPDGLKAAILLAMLVVEYEDEQRVVSPPHWSFKLLARLGHLLGFRLPE, from the coding sequence ATGTCAAATCACGTCGATCATACAGGGTCACGTCGGGTACTCGATCACGAGGGATTTCCAGGCAGGTGGGAAATTCTCGAAACGGCCGACGAAACCGGTGGGGAACGGTTCAAGACGCGTATGGAACTGGAAGAACAAGGCGAGTTACCGCCCCATCTCCACCCGACCGCAGAGGAAAGTTACGAGATCATCGCTGGCGAACTGGAGGTACAGGTCGATGGGGACTGGTCGACGGTTGAGGCTGGCGAGACAGTCGTCATTCCGCCCGACACGGAACACGCGTTCAAGAACACGGGGCCCGCCGAGGTGATCAATATCCATCAACCCGCGATGGAGTTCGAGGAGTTCTTTCGGGGGTTCCACCGGTTGAAAACCGAACGTGGGGTGGCGATGCCGCCGGATGGGCTCAAGGCAGCGATCTTGCTGGCCATGCTGGTCGTGGAGTACGAAGATGAACAGCGCGTGGTCAGTCCCCCACATTGGTCGTTCAAACTGCTGGCGCGGCTTGGCCACCTGCTCGGCTTCCGGCTTCCGGAGTAA
- a CDS encoding vWA domain-containing protein, with product MDGIYTDVRPGARIDIEVEFITKRTINADGTDVTRVLVADQSGEQFSVIATPDSDSLCHLETGATYHLSELLGGAPIDGTHAPIGECPACGGELRPGQVIDTVGSAVVAAVTELGIDDVFGIIDAASSVEAVDVKAEFVDDWQTMEQERPTETIDTPDYVCRSCDRHLDEVDLRSESQPIVNESVQSAPAMNDMASETVGLAAGGAKDVVNFRENVANGFTPEPEAISDEGLFYDYCFETGERTASDALFAPRYAAAVSTHPLTGDTEQYLSVGLDSTLSVSEFDRPRLDLVAVLDVSGSMSSPFNEYYYDEQGRKKEADTAGETKLAAATQSLCALTQQLHAEDRLGVVLYNHRAHVAKPLRDVGATDMPAIRRHIREIAAGGSTNMEDGFEAAMDMLVDGESSRGVERRVVFMTDMMPNTGETGESGLTELFEAAAADGIHTTFVGMGLDTNAELADALSGIRGANHYFIHSADEFEQRLGDEFDYMVTPLVYDLDLELDADGYEIEAVHGSPSADDASDQLMHVSTLFPSAKADGKARGGVILVRLSETRPDGDVELTASWTERDGSKQTERVSVTMPDEPETFAHTGVRKAVSLARYARELRAWAQDVHDRADGATGVDDWLLHDERGQHERESVPLVVPDEYARGFADLREYLAGEMDAVDDASLQQELELLDTLWEHADAPTEVHES from the coding sequence ATGGATGGAATATACACGGATGTACGGCCCGGCGCGCGAATCGACATCGAAGTCGAGTTCATAACCAAGCGAACGATCAACGCCGACGGCACGGATGTTACGCGGGTACTCGTTGCTGACCAGTCCGGCGAACAGTTCTCAGTGATTGCAACGCCGGACAGCGACTCTCTTTGTCATCTCGAAACGGGGGCAACGTACCATCTCTCGGAGTTACTCGGTGGGGCACCGATCGACGGGACCCACGCACCGATCGGTGAGTGCCCTGCATGCGGCGGTGAGCTTCGACCAGGGCAAGTCATCGATACCGTCGGCAGTGCTGTCGTGGCAGCCGTTACAGAGCTTGGAATCGACGATGTGTTCGGTATCATCGATGCTGCCTCGTCTGTCGAGGCAGTTGACGTCAAGGCCGAATTCGTTGATGACTGGCAGACAATGGAGCAAGAGCGGCCGACGGAGACGATCGATACACCCGACTACGTGTGCCGGTCGTGTGACCGGCATCTCGACGAGGTCGATCTCCGCTCCGAATCACAGCCAATCGTGAACGAGTCCGTGCAGTCCGCTCCGGCGATGAACGACATGGCGTCTGAAACGGTCGGGCTTGCTGCTGGTGGTGCGAAAGACGTGGTGAATTTCCGCGAGAACGTTGCGAACGGGTTCACGCCTGAACCCGAGGCCATCAGCGACGAGGGGCTGTTCTATGACTACTGCTTCGAGACCGGTGAACGGACTGCATCGGACGCGTTGTTCGCGCCACGATACGCCGCTGCGGTGAGCACGCATCCACTGACCGGTGACACCGAACAGTACCTCTCAGTTGGCCTCGATTCGACGCTGTCCGTGTCCGAGTTCGACCGGCCGCGGCTCGATCTCGTTGCCGTGCTGGATGTGTCGGGTTCGATGTCCAGTCCGTTCAATGAGTACTATTACGACGAGCAGGGCCGCAAAAAGGAGGCCGACACCGCTGGTGAGACGAAACTGGCGGCGGCAACGCAGTCGCTGTGCGCACTCACGCAGCAACTGCACGCCGAGGATCGACTCGGTGTCGTCCTTTATAATCACCGGGCGCACGTTGCGAAGCCGCTTCGGGATGTCGGGGCGACAGACATGCCTGCTATTCGACGACACATCCGTGAGATCGCAGCGGGTGGCAGTACGAACATGGAAGATGGGTTTGAAGCAGCGATGGATATGCTGGTGGATGGGGAATCCAGTCGAGGCGTCGAGCGCCGCGTGGTGTTCATGACCGACATGATGCCGAATACCGGTGAGACTGGTGAAAGTGGCCTGACGGAACTGTTCGAAGCTGCTGCTGCGGACGGTATCCACACGACGTTCGTCGGGATGGGGTTGGATACGAACGCTGAACTGGCTGATGCGTTGTCAGGGATTCGCGGGGCGAATCATTACTTCATCCATTCGGCCGATGAGTTCGAGCAGCGCCTCGGCGACGAGTTCGATTATATGGTGACGCCGCTGGTGTACGATCTCGACCTGGAGCTCGATGCAGACGGCTACGAGATTGAAGCCGTTCACGGGTCACCGTCGGCGGACGATGCGAGCGACCAGCTGATGCATGTCTCAACGCTGTTTCCCTCGGCCAAGGCAGATGGGAAAGCCCGTGGTGGTGTCATCCTAGTTCGCTTGTCGGAAACGCGGCCAGATGGTGATGTCGAGCTCACTGCGTCATGGACGGAACGGGATGGGAGTAAGCAGACAGAACGCGTGTCCGTCACGATGCCTGACGAGCCTGAAACGTTCGCGCACACCGGCGTGCGGAAGGCCGTGTCGCTGGCTCGGTACGCTCGGGAACTTCGAGCGTGGGCTCAAGACGTCCACGACCGTGCTGATGGCGCAACCGGTGTCGACGACTGGTTGCTCCACGATGAGCGCGGGCAACACGAGCGCGAATCCGTCCCGCTGGTTGTCCCTGATGAGTACGCCCGTGGGTTCGCTGACCTCCGTGAGTACCTCGCAGGCGAGATGGACGCAGTAGACGACGCGTCGCTGCAGCAGGAACTGGAACTCCTCGACACGCTGTGGGAACACGCGGACGCTCCCACTGAGGTTCACGAGTCATGA